Part of the Marasmius oreades isolate 03SP1 chromosome 5, whole genome shotgun sequence genome is shown below.
TGGAACTTAAGAGCCACAATCGCGTTGAGGTTGTGCCAGGTCGTACTAGCGGCAACGATTCCTAGGTGAGGAGAAAGACGACATAtagtcttcttctccgaGTGACCGCAAAGTGCAGGCAGGGAAGAATCAGTCAGAATATTCGGTTAAGGGTTCCAGAACCTTACCAGTGGCGTAATGATAGGATCCGGTGGAAACGGGGGGGAGTAGATCCAGCGAAAAAAAATATAAATGGCAGGGGTCTAGATCTAACGGAACGAATTGGGCGCGTAAAATCAAATTCGAATTCGTGCCACCACCTGGCCTAAAAGACGTCGAGTAAATAGAGTGTATTATTCTCCATCATGCTAAACCATTGGTGAGCCGCTACAACATCACAAATAACACAGATACATCGCCGATCAGTGATATTCAGGTTGACCTATAACGAACTAGTGGCAAACAGACAATAAAGAATGGGATGAATATCTTGGGGTATATCCGGGAGCTTCGCGCCTAGGTCAAACTATACGAATAATGATAGAATAGTACGACTAAACCGGTACATGATGCACTGCATTGGACACTTCCTGACGGCGTATTGAAAAGATCAAAGAACGACTCGGGGGTAATGTCGTGGCACGAATCATTTCTCAGGAGAGAGGTATTATGAACACTCCACTCAGCTAGAATGTAACAAACCCGAAGCCATACTCGAGTATACCTTATTCGAATACATTGGTGGCTTTTTAGACCCACCCAAACAGATTTACAGGAACCACTACGTCTAACATTCTTGGTAAACACGACCGTTCGCACCAGCAGGCTTAACATCTACATCTCGAAAGATTACCGAGATCTGGCTACCCCTTGCCTGACAAGCATCATTGAAATTATCCAGCCCATTCCCCGATAAACCCGTGTCATAATATTCAATCTCCAAGACCTGATTTCCATACACATCTGTATAGCTATCACACTCATCAAATTCCTGGCACTGTTCCGCAATAGCGAAATCGAAACCTGCTCCAGCCTTCGCCTGAACGGACTTCTCTGCTGCGTTCTTCTGGCCAAAGGCCATATTGAGCGAGTGAGCATAGTCCGCGAGGAGCTTGGCGAGTTGGACGTTATTGTTGAATGTGAGACGACCATTGGACCGGGAGTAAGAGTCAAAGTTGTCCGGTTCGATGGCACTGAAACCGCTCTGCTGGCAGCCAGAAATCCACCCATTGATGATCGTGGCAATCTCTTCCCGGTTCGCGGCTGTGGAGGTGTCGAACAGAATCTCGCCTGGCCAACCGGGGTCAATGAAGTAGTTTCCGTTGGCCCTtcggagaaggagatgatCTCTCTCAGGCGCTGGTGCAATATGTATGAATATGGGTTGGGGATCGCTGAGGGCAAGATAGAAGAACTTACACTTCCAGAAAGCGTTGTCATCGGTTTGAGTCTGGAAGGCATTTATGTAGCAGATATTGTATTTATTCGGCGCGGGACTATCAGTGCGATCCCGAGTGACTACTTGGACGTCGACATCAGGAGTGTAAGCACCGCCAATCTGATAGTCGAACTTTCCATTCGCAGGAAGAGGTGTGATTACTCGCTTCATGACTCCAGCATTGGTAGAAGCAAACGAAAACACGAAAAGAAGGAGGATCGAGGAGATCATTGCGACTTGGATACAAGTCGAAAATCCGTGCGTCGAATTGAGAGAATTAAAAGGGCCTCTGTTCAGCTTTTATCATGTAATGATCCTTCCCAGCGTTCCGAGATAAGGCACTGATACCCGCATCTAAGTGGACGGCTCGCAAAGTCTAAAAACCGGCAGCTGCATGATCACTCTGCCGACAAAGTTCCAGCCTGGGTTAGCTGCTTTTCGTGGCGGTATTCTCCCCTGTTACGTTGATTACAGTTATAGTCAGTATGTATTCCTGATGGGTAATCCCGATTATGCATACTCTATAAGTGACGACAAATAGGGCATCTAGAGCAAGTGAGAGAAGCTGAGATATGGGTATTGGCAGCTTGAGTGACCCACTGGATAAATGCAAACGAGATCGACTAACCTGGCCATTGCACGGAGCACCGTTCTGTCATTCAGAAAATCCTCTACTCCAAAAGTACATTATGGATGTCCGGAAGTAGTTTAGTTTTCACCGGCGTTGTACCATCCTACTGTTCTCAGATCcataaccccctaacccagTAAGCTCAAGGTATAACGAGCATTTTTCGTGCATCATTCTAGTTGGAGCTCTAGGAACATTGATGTATGTAAGTATACAGTGTACCTTGTTCCTATCGTGCATATAGCTTCTAAGGTACAGATCAAGGTCCAGAAATCGCTGGAGATCCATCCAAGGCCATTCCGAAGCTCTTTGATGGGGAAATACTCCAATACAATAGTGATCACTATttctgaaggagaaaaacgtTCAAGGCACTGCCTTCATTTGCAGCATAATGGGAAGCTGAGCAGTATTTTCGAGCCTTGATCCACGATCTTATGTAGGGAGGGACTAAGAGAGTTGATTAATACACGAGGGGATGCGGCTCCGCCGGCTTGCAAAACTGACGCACCTAGTTTTCCGGCACAAAAAGTATATCCTACAAGGCCAATGCATTCGAATCCACAACTTGAGGCCAGCACGGTCAATTCACTGGCCTTGGATATCGTACCAGCAGTATTTCAGAAGGAATAAGTCTGTCGAAAATTAAATCTAGATAGAAACAAACTGACGATAATTGCTATGGAGTCAACGTGGTCTAGTTGAGGCCGCTGAGCTCTCCAGGCAGACGTCGGAATCCTAGCGCAGATGTTTATAGAGAAACTATTCACATAAATCAGAGAAGTCAATGGGTAGTGAAACGTAGCCATACCATTCTCCTACATCTTTCTCCGAGGCAACTAGAGCTGACTACGAGAGGAAGCCAGCGAGGAATT
Proteins encoded:
- a CDS encoding uncharacterized protein (CAZy:GH114) translates to MISSILLLFVFSFASTNAGVMKRVITPLPANGKFDYQIGGAYTPDVDVQVVTRDRTDSPAPNKYNICYINAFQTQTDDNAFWKCKFFYLALSDPQPIFIHIAPAPERDHLLLRRANGNYFIDPGWPGEILFDTSTAANREEIATIINGWISGCQQSGFSAIEPDNFDSYSRSNGRLTFNNNVQLAKLLADYAHSLNMAFGQKNAAEKSVQAKAGAGFDFAIAEQCQEFDECDSYTDVYGNQVLEIEYYDTGLSGNGLDNFNDACQARGSQISVIFRDVDVKPAGANGRVYQEC